The following proteins come from a genomic window of Sebastes fasciatus isolate fSebFas1 chromosome 6, fSebFas1.pri, whole genome shotgun sequence:
- the lnpep gene encoding leucyl-cystinyl aminopeptidase isoform X1, with the protein MDPFDSNSTDRANLPRNMIENSMFEEEPDVVDLAKDSTAFPTFPALDPDDVVYEPRSSRLLVRGLGENDMDDDEEDCESSARLLGMSFMNRSSAHRSTGSPYTRQDPTRSCSRPSARTTVVCVLFLVIVASMTMVLYFLPGCTFTKAGCRKSNQTTPVEPVYPLSTNGEVFPWAQLRLPQSIRPLSYDLTLNPDLDKMTFTGRTVINMSVLQKTKRIVLHSVNLNITKATVKLGDGEARDVTVLEYKPRQQIAVQFTEELKAGQYCVLTLDYFANLSHTYDGFYNSSYIDKDGHKRVLAATQFEPLSARKAFPCFDEPAFKATFLIKISRKPNYMTLSNMPQAKSTPLNGLIQDEFEKTSVNMSTYLVAFIVANFTPNHKNVSDTLVSVYSVPEKEEHTGYALDTAAKLLEFYNDFFEIDYPLKKLGQYTHVLARFTQSTHTLFPPPTDLSFLPSLHPPIFSLSLSSDLVAIPDFLAGAMENWGLITFRETSLLVGKQSSPLEKQVVASVIAHELAHQWFGNLVTMSWWNDLWLNEGFATYMQYMSLQSVLPKLDIGNLFLAVRFRALDKDALNSSHAVSTDVNKPEQVEEMFDSVSYEKGASILLMLNASLPGEQQFRKGIIQYLKQFSGSNTDTDGLWNSLTQVDVSAQHQNVSEMMSSWTSQKGFPLVTVSRKGGEVTLTQEHFQLTSDNTTHTSSLWNIPVTYVTDNCSLAPECRKMFTLKTKSGTLKELPEDVKWLKLNYRNTGFYIVHYGDDGWAALIDALSSNVNVLTHEDRASLIHNIFALSRLGRVTFRQVLNLLNYISNETETSPVTEALLQLNVIYQLLDKRLEHDLVARMQNYILNRFGSVMTNQTWEEEESVSKQELRSALLGTACSLNEGTCTQKAKELFKQHVESNGTSRIPGDLQRVVFTVAAQSNEDWDTLFGLYGRATYDAEKRKMLRGLASTQDARRIVWLLKEGLKGDFIQTQELPLVISTVCNGFTGYLFAWNFVQENWDRLIEKFPVGSFAIQAIIKAVTSQFSTRAHLDQVQGFFSSLKERGSQMRSVQEALETIRLNQRWMDENLATLKRWL; encoded by the exons ATGGATCCATTTGACAGCAACAGTACAG ACCGAGCCAACCTGCCGAGGAACATGATTGAGAACAGCATGTTTGAAGAAGAGCCTGATGTTGTGGATCTGGCCAAAGACTCCACTGCGTTTCCG ACGTTTCCTGCTCTTGACCCAGATGATGTGGTGTATGAGCCTCGTAGTTCACGGTTGCTGGTGCGAGGACTGGGAGAGAATGACATGGACGACGATGAGGAGGACTGCGAGTCTTCAGCCCGTCTGCTGGGCATGTCCTTCATGAACCGGAGCTCTGCTCACAGATCCACTGGTTCCCCTTACACCAGACAGGATCCGACCAG GTCATGTTCACGACCCTCAGCCCGTACCACGGTTGTATGTGTGTTATTCCTGGTGATAGTGGCCTCAATGACCATGGTACTGTACTTCTTACCTGGATGCACCTTTACCAAG GCGGGTTGTCGGAAGAGCAACCAAACCACTCCTGTTGAGCCGGTCTACCCTTTGTCCACAAATGGCGAAGTGTTTCCATGGGCACAGCTCCGGCTGCCTCAGAGCATTCGTCCTCTTAGCTATGACCTCACCCTGAACCCTGACCTCGACAAGATGACCTTCACCGGCCGCACCGTCATCAACATGTCTGTGCTTCAAAAAACCAAACGCATCGTCCTGCACAGTGTTAATCTCAACATCACCAAAGCTACCGTCAAG CTGGGTGATGGGGAGGCAAGAGATGTGACTGTACTGGAGTACAAACCCAGACAGCAGATAGCTGTTCAGTTCACTGAGGAGCTGAAGGCAGGCCAGTACTGTGTTTTGACCCTGGATTACTTTGCCAACCTCTCACACACCTATGATGGTTTCTACAACAGCTCATACATTGATAAAGATGGACACAAAAG GGTTTTAGCTGCAACCCAGTTCGAGCCACTATCAGCAAGGAAGGCCTTTCCTTGCTTCGATGAACCAGCTTTCAAAGCCACCTTCCTGATTAAAATCAGCAGGAAACCAAACTACATGACTCTCTCCAACATGCCTCAG GCTAAAAGCACACCACTCAATGGCCTCATACAAGATGAGTTTGAAAAGACCAGTGTCAACATGAGCACCTACCTGGTGGCCTTCATCGTCGCTAACTTCACCCCGAACCACAAAAATGTCTCAGACACTCTG gTGTCTGTGTATTCTGTGCCAGAGAAGGAGGAGCACACTGGCTATGCTCTGGACACAGCCGCCAAGCTGCTGGAGTTCTACAATGACTTCTTTGAAATTGACTACCCCCTCAAAAAACTAGGTCAGTACACACATGTACTTGCACGTTTCAcacaaagtacacacacactatttcCTCCTCCGACTGATCtgtctttcctcccctctttacACCCCCCAATATTCTCCCTTTCTCTTTCGTCAGACTTGGTAGCCATCCCAGACTTCCTGGCCGGAGCCATGGAGAACTGGGGACTCATCACTTTCAGAGAGACTAGCCTGCTGGTGGGCAAACAGTCCTCTCCTCTGGAAAAACAAGTAGTTGCCTCCGTCATAGCGCATGAGCTCGCTCATCAG TGGTTTGGAAACTTGGTAACGATGAGCTGGTGGAACGACCTGTGGCTCAACGAAGGCTTTGCCACTTACATGCAGTACATGTCGCTGCAGAGCGTGTTGCCCAAGCTGGACATT gGTAATTTGTTCCTGGCAGTACGCTTCAGAGCCTTGGACAAAGATGCATTAAACTCCTCCCACGCTGTGTCGACTGACGTTAATAAGCCCGAACAGGTGGAAGAGATGTTCGACTCTGTCTCCTATGAGAAG GGTGCGTCCATTCTCCTGATGCTGAACGCCTCCCTGCCAGGGGAGCAACAGTTCAGAAAGGGTATCATTCAATACCTGAAACAGTTCAGTGGTTCAAACACGGACACTGACGGCCTCTGGAACAGCCttacacag GTCGATGTCTCGGCGCAGCACCAGAATGTGTCAGAGATGATGAGCTCATGGACGTCACAGAAAGGCTTCCCATTGGTCACTGTAAGCCGAAAGGGAGGTGAGGTGACCCTCACACAGGAGCACTTCCAGCTCACGTCTGACAATACCACGCATACTTCCAG CTTGTGGAATATTCCAGTGACGTACGTAACTGACAACTGTAGTTTGGCCCCTGAGTGCAGAAAGATGTTCACTCTGAAGACCAAGTCAG ggacTCTGAAGGAGCTACCGGAAGATGTAAAGTGGCTGAAGTTGAACTACAGAAACACAGGCTTCTACATCGTCCACTATGGAGACGATGGCTGGGCTGCTCTTATAGATGCTCTGTCCAGCAATGTCAACGTTCTGACACACGAGGACCGTGCCTCGCTCATACACAACATCTTCGCTCTCTCCAG ACTGGGACGTGTGACCTTCCGCCAAGTCCTCAACCTGTTGAATTACATATCCAATGAAACTGAGACTTCTCCTGTGACAGAGGCCTTGTTACAGCTCAATGTAATCTACCAGCTGCTTGACAAAAGACTAGAGCACGATCTTGTGGCACGCATGCAG AATTATATTCTGAATCGGTTTGGTTCCGTGATGACCAATCAAAcatgggaagaggaggagagcgtGTCTAAACAGGAGCTGCGCTCGGCCCTGCTGGGGACGGCCTGTAGTCTGAATGAAGGAACCTGCACTCAGAAAGCCAAGGAGCTGTTCAAACAGCATGTGGAGTCCAATGGGACCTCACG GATCCCAGGCGATCTGCAGCGAGTTGTATTCACTGTGGCCGCTCAATCAAATGAAGATTGGGATACTTTGTTCGGCCTGTATGGACGGGCTACCTATGATGCAGAGAAGCGAAAAATGCTACGGGGCCTAGCATCCACTCAGGACGCACGGCGTATAGTatg GCTTCTGAAGGAAGGTCTGAAGGGGGATTTTATCCAGACTCAGGAGCTGCCTTTGGTCATCAGCACTGTGTGTAACGGCTTCACTGGCTACTTGTTTGCCTGGAATTTCGTACAAGAGAACTGGGACCGCCTCATAGAGAA GTTCCCTGTGGGCTCCTTTGCCATTCAGGCAATCATCAAGGCTGTCACCTCTCAGTTCTCCACACGGGCACACCTTGATCAA gTTCAGGGTTTCTTCTCTAGTCTGAAGGAGCGCGGCTCTCAGATGAGGAGCGTGCAGGAAGCTTTGGAAACCATCAGGCTGAACCAGCGCTGGATGGATGAGAACCTGGCCACGCTCAAGAGATGGCTCTAA
- the lnpep gene encoding leucyl-cystinyl aminopeptidase isoform X2 yields MDPFDSNSTDRANLPRNMIENSMFEEEPDVVDLAKDSTAFPTFPALDPDDVVYEPRSSRLLVRGLGENDMDDDEEDCESSARLLGMSFMNRSSAHRSTGSPYTRQDPTRSCSRPSARTTVVCVLFLVIVASMTMVLYFLPGCTFTKAGCRKSNQTTPVEPVYPLSTNGEVFPWAQLRLPQSIRPLSYDLTLNPDLDKMTFTGRTVINMSVLQKTKRIVLHSVNLNITKATVKLGDGEARDVTVLEYKPRQQIAVQFTEELKAGQYCVLTLDYFANLSHTYDGFYNSSYIDKDGHKRVLAATQFEPLSARKAFPCFDEPAFKATFLIKISRKPNYMTLSNMPQAKSTPLNGLIQDEFEKTSVNMSTYLVAFIVANFTPNHKNVSDTLVSVYSVPEKEEHTGYALDTAAKLLEFYNDFFEIDYPLKKLDLVAIPDFLAGAMENWGLITFRETSLLVGKQSSPLEKQVVASVIAHELAHQWFGNLVTMSWWNDLWLNEGFATYMQYMSLQSVLPKLDIGNLFLAVRFRALDKDALNSSHAVSTDVNKPEQVEEMFDSVSYEKGASILLMLNASLPGEQQFRKGIIQYLKQFSGSNTDTDGLWNSLTQVDVSAQHQNVSEMMSSWTSQKGFPLVTVSRKGGEVTLTQEHFQLTSDNTTHTSSLWNIPVTYVTDNCSLAPECRKMFTLKTKSGTLKELPEDVKWLKLNYRNTGFYIVHYGDDGWAALIDALSSNVNVLTHEDRASLIHNIFALSRLGRVTFRQVLNLLNYISNETETSPVTEALLQLNVIYQLLDKRLEHDLVARMQNYILNRFGSVMTNQTWEEEESVSKQELRSALLGTACSLNEGTCTQKAKELFKQHVESNGTSRIPGDLQRVVFTVAAQSNEDWDTLFGLYGRATYDAEKRKMLRGLASTQDARRIVWLLKEGLKGDFIQTQELPLVISTVCNGFTGYLFAWNFVQENWDRLIEKFPVGSFAIQAIIKAVTSQFSTRAHLDQVQGFFSSLKERGSQMRSVQEALETIRLNQRWMDENLATLKRWL; encoded by the exons ATGGATCCATTTGACAGCAACAGTACAG ACCGAGCCAACCTGCCGAGGAACATGATTGAGAACAGCATGTTTGAAGAAGAGCCTGATGTTGTGGATCTGGCCAAAGACTCCACTGCGTTTCCG ACGTTTCCTGCTCTTGACCCAGATGATGTGGTGTATGAGCCTCGTAGTTCACGGTTGCTGGTGCGAGGACTGGGAGAGAATGACATGGACGACGATGAGGAGGACTGCGAGTCTTCAGCCCGTCTGCTGGGCATGTCCTTCATGAACCGGAGCTCTGCTCACAGATCCACTGGTTCCCCTTACACCAGACAGGATCCGACCAG GTCATGTTCACGACCCTCAGCCCGTACCACGGTTGTATGTGTGTTATTCCTGGTGATAGTGGCCTCAATGACCATGGTACTGTACTTCTTACCTGGATGCACCTTTACCAAG GCGGGTTGTCGGAAGAGCAACCAAACCACTCCTGTTGAGCCGGTCTACCCTTTGTCCACAAATGGCGAAGTGTTTCCATGGGCACAGCTCCGGCTGCCTCAGAGCATTCGTCCTCTTAGCTATGACCTCACCCTGAACCCTGACCTCGACAAGATGACCTTCACCGGCCGCACCGTCATCAACATGTCTGTGCTTCAAAAAACCAAACGCATCGTCCTGCACAGTGTTAATCTCAACATCACCAAAGCTACCGTCAAG CTGGGTGATGGGGAGGCAAGAGATGTGACTGTACTGGAGTACAAACCCAGACAGCAGATAGCTGTTCAGTTCACTGAGGAGCTGAAGGCAGGCCAGTACTGTGTTTTGACCCTGGATTACTTTGCCAACCTCTCACACACCTATGATGGTTTCTACAACAGCTCATACATTGATAAAGATGGACACAAAAG GGTTTTAGCTGCAACCCAGTTCGAGCCACTATCAGCAAGGAAGGCCTTTCCTTGCTTCGATGAACCAGCTTTCAAAGCCACCTTCCTGATTAAAATCAGCAGGAAACCAAACTACATGACTCTCTCCAACATGCCTCAG GCTAAAAGCACACCACTCAATGGCCTCATACAAGATGAGTTTGAAAAGACCAGTGTCAACATGAGCACCTACCTGGTGGCCTTCATCGTCGCTAACTTCACCCCGAACCACAAAAATGTCTCAGACACTCTG gTGTCTGTGTATTCTGTGCCAGAGAAGGAGGAGCACACTGGCTATGCTCTGGACACAGCCGCCAAGCTGCTGGAGTTCTACAATGACTTCTTTGAAATTGACTACCCCCTCAAAAAACTAG ACTTGGTAGCCATCCCAGACTTCCTGGCCGGAGCCATGGAGAACTGGGGACTCATCACTTTCAGAGAGACTAGCCTGCTGGTGGGCAAACAGTCCTCTCCTCTGGAAAAACAAGTAGTTGCCTCCGTCATAGCGCATGAGCTCGCTCATCAG TGGTTTGGAAACTTGGTAACGATGAGCTGGTGGAACGACCTGTGGCTCAACGAAGGCTTTGCCACTTACATGCAGTACATGTCGCTGCAGAGCGTGTTGCCCAAGCTGGACATT gGTAATTTGTTCCTGGCAGTACGCTTCAGAGCCTTGGACAAAGATGCATTAAACTCCTCCCACGCTGTGTCGACTGACGTTAATAAGCCCGAACAGGTGGAAGAGATGTTCGACTCTGTCTCCTATGAGAAG GGTGCGTCCATTCTCCTGATGCTGAACGCCTCCCTGCCAGGGGAGCAACAGTTCAGAAAGGGTATCATTCAATACCTGAAACAGTTCAGTGGTTCAAACACGGACACTGACGGCCTCTGGAACAGCCttacacag GTCGATGTCTCGGCGCAGCACCAGAATGTGTCAGAGATGATGAGCTCATGGACGTCACAGAAAGGCTTCCCATTGGTCACTGTAAGCCGAAAGGGAGGTGAGGTGACCCTCACACAGGAGCACTTCCAGCTCACGTCTGACAATACCACGCATACTTCCAG CTTGTGGAATATTCCAGTGACGTACGTAACTGACAACTGTAGTTTGGCCCCTGAGTGCAGAAAGATGTTCACTCTGAAGACCAAGTCAG ggacTCTGAAGGAGCTACCGGAAGATGTAAAGTGGCTGAAGTTGAACTACAGAAACACAGGCTTCTACATCGTCCACTATGGAGACGATGGCTGGGCTGCTCTTATAGATGCTCTGTCCAGCAATGTCAACGTTCTGACACACGAGGACCGTGCCTCGCTCATACACAACATCTTCGCTCTCTCCAG ACTGGGACGTGTGACCTTCCGCCAAGTCCTCAACCTGTTGAATTACATATCCAATGAAACTGAGACTTCTCCTGTGACAGAGGCCTTGTTACAGCTCAATGTAATCTACCAGCTGCTTGACAAAAGACTAGAGCACGATCTTGTGGCACGCATGCAG AATTATATTCTGAATCGGTTTGGTTCCGTGATGACCAATCAAAcatgggaagaggaggagagcgtGTCTAAACAGGAGCTGCGCTCGGCCCTGCTGGGGACGGCCTGTAGTCTGAATGAAGGAACCTGCACTCAGAAAGCCAAGGAGCTGTTCAAACAGCATGTGGAGTCCAATGGGACCTCACG GATCCCAGGCGATCTGCAGCGAGTTGTATTCACTGTGGCCGCTCAATCAAATGAAGATTGGGATACTTTGTTCGGCCTGTATGGACGGGCTACCTATGATGCAGAGAAGCGAAAAATGCTACGGGGCCTAGCATCCACTCAGGACGCACGGCGTATAGTatg GCTTCTGAAGGAAGGTCTGAAGGGGGATTTTATCCAGACTCAGGAGCTGCCTTTGGTCATCAGCACTGTGTGTAACGGCTTCACTGGCTACTTGTTTGCCTGGAATTTCGTACAAGAGAACTGGGACCGCCTCATAGAGAA GTTCCCTGTGGGCTCCTTTGCCATTCAGGCAATCATCAAGGCTGTCACCTCTCAGTTCTCCACACGGGCACACCTTGATCAA gTTCAGGGTTTCTTCTCTAGTCTGAAGGAGCGCGGCTCTCAGATGAGGAGCGTGCAGGAAGCTTTGGAAACCATCAGGCTGAACCAGCGCTGGATGGATGAGAACCTGGCCACGCTCAAGAGATGGCTCTAA